A single genomic interval of Spirosoma taeanense harbors:
- the queA gene encoding tRNA preQ1(34) S-adenosylmethionine ribosyltransferase-isomerase QueA, producing the protein MKLSEFKFDLPESLIAKYPVERGESRLMVVDRKTKSIEHKRFSDILSYFDDGDVMVINNTKVFPARLYGNKEKTGAKIEVFLLRELNREMKLWDVLVDPARKIRVGNKLYFGDSDLVAEVIDNTTSRGRTIRFLFDGNHEEFMKAVDELGETPLPREIQREAETADRDLYQTVFAEHVGAVAAPTAGLHFTRAMMKRMEIKGVHFAPITLHVGLGTFRQVDVEDLTKHKTDSENYKITEDAAQIVNTALDAGKRVCAVGTTSLKAIESSVSANSRLKPVEGWTDKFIFPPYDFKIANSLLTSLHLPESILIMMTSAFGGHELIKEAYQTAIKEKYRFFSYGDAMLIL; encoded by the coding sequence ATGAAGTTATCCGAATTCAAATTTGATTTACCCGAAAGTCTCATCGCTAAATACCCAGTCGAGCGGGGTGAATCGCGGTTAATGGTCGTCGACCGGAAAACCAAATCCATTGAACACAAGAGGTTTTCGGATATACTGAGCTACTTCGACGATGGCGATGTAATGGTCATCAACAACACGAAAGTGTTTCCAGCCCGGCTTTACGGTAATAAAGAAAAAACGGGTGCCAAAATTGAAGTTTTCCTGCTGCGCGAACTGAATCGCGAAATGAAACTGTGGGACGTACTGGTTGACCCCGCCCGTAAAATTCGGGTTGGTAACAAGTTGTATTTCGGCGACAGCGATCTGGTAGCCGAAGTAATTGATAATACTACCTCCCGCGGCCGGACGATCCGCTTTCTCTTCGATGGCAACCACGAAGAGTTTATGAAGGCAGTTGATGAACTGGGCGAAACACCCCTGCCCCGTGAAATTCAGCGCGAAGCCGAAACGGCCGACCGGGATCTGTATCAGACCGTTTTTGCCGAGCACGTTGGCGCGGTAGCTGCTCCTACGGCAGGCCTGCATTTTACCCGCGCTATGATGAAGCGCATGGAAATTAAAGGCGTTCACTTCGCGCCCATTACCCTCCATGTTGGTCTGGGTACCTTCCGGCAGGTAGACGTCGAAGACCTCACCAAGCACAAGACGGATTCCGAAAATTACAAGATTACCGAAGACGCTGCGCAGATTGTCAATACGGCTCTGGATGCTGGCAAGCGCGTTTGCGCCGTTGGCACGACCTCGCTCAAAGCGATTGAATCGTCGGTATCGGCCAACAGCCGGCTTAAGCCGGTAGAAGGCTGGACGGATAAGTTCATCTTCCCGCCCTACGATTTCAAGATAGCCAACTCACTGCTGACGAGTCTGCACCTGCCCGAATCGATCCTGATCATGATGACGAGCGCATTCGGCGGGCATGAGCTGATTAAAGAAGCTTATCAGACAGCCATCAAGGAAAAATATCGCTTCTTCAGTTATGGCGACGCGATGCTGATTCTGTAA